Proteins encoded by one window of Hylaeus volcanicus isolate JK05 chromosome 7, UHH_iyHylVolc1.0_haploid, whole genome shotgun sequence:
- the LOC128880567 gene encoding CLK4-associating serine/arginine rich protein-like isoform X1, which produces MSFSVKKTGGRMWHEARKQEKKIRGMLVDYRRRAERRRDYYEKIKSDPTQFLQLHGRPCKIHLDPAIATAGDSPANMMPWQGNEDNLIDRFDVRAHLDWIPEGPHSIDVDIALTSEDRHINYERYRIIVQNEFLGVTEEKFLHQIHLEEQFGSSTKLDSTRDKKKSCNNVAIGYNYETEEPIPETVKSLDNVVSDEKADDEDSDIDLDICVDVSQIEPSQAHEMNLVAQKYGLLGADYFSFLTQDFEEAETLRQARKQEEEKAMYSGRRSRRERRAFREKKMIGRVMSPPSYAARESPEYNPYRKSSSKSRSRSVSPVNTGQITYITSFGDEEETHGSSSHVTSSSSKKVNYSHLRRRRSDSPTLSERTINRKLSKSRSRSCSRSVNKSKSYRNRDRKRSTSRMRSRRTRSRHRKVTRSRTRSRSRRSRTRSKSRSRCRSFSRSHSRTVSRSKTRSRSRSRQKRSRSLSSSSVSRSKSKSRSRSRVRSKSRSKSHNRSHSRDSYRRRHYSPSKSVSKSRSRTKSQSRSRSRSRSQSRCKRSRSVENKAPALPRYYGRRGKSSSLELELSDSEDKIPMAAPKPTVNNTTSMNKPKAGLSTNSGGGHKSLKITPQERLKKKMQALLNKQYKADKKAEQLRIEKMEQQRQDREDEIREMSLKLRRKQRERRHRYEGHSSDSHSSVSRTPSPGRSPRIVRRERKERDTRDFENDRERERDRERDRRDDREKFRTESRRRYRDSPLRSLSPRSSRGLVDY; this is translated from the exons ATGAGCTTTTCCGTGAAAAAGACAGGTGGTAGAATGTGGCATGAAGctcgaaaacaagaaaaaaaaattcgtggaATGCTAGTAGATTATCGTCGTCGAGCCGAACGTCGACGagattattatgaaaaaatt aaatcaGATCCTACACAATTTCTGCAACTTCATGGCAGACCGTGCAAAATACATTTGGATCCAGCGATAGCTACAGCTGGCGATAGTCCTGCTAATAT gaTGCCATGGCAAGGAAACGAAGACAATCTCATTGACCGTTTCGATGTACGTGCTCATCTTGATTGGATACCAGAAGGACCACATTCTATCGATGTAGATATAGCTCTCACTAGTGAAGATAGACATATCAATTACGAACGTTATCGTATAATagttcaaaatgaatttttagggG ttaccgaagaaaaatttctgCACCAAATACATTTGGAAGAACAGTTTGGTTCATCTACAAAATTAGATTCCACAAGAGATAAGAAGAAATCATGTAATAATGTAGCAATTGGATACAATTATGAAACAGAAGAACCGATACCTGAAACGGTAAAGTCATTGGACAATGTTGTATCGGATGAAAAAGCAGACGATGAAGATAGTGATATAGATTTAG atatttgCGTAGATGTATCTCAAATAGAGCCATCTCAAGCACATGAAATGAATTTAGTGGCTCAAAAATATGGACTTTTAGGAGCTgattattttagtttcttaACGCAAGATTTCGAGGAAGCCGAGACATTAAGACAAGCACGTAAACAGGAAGAAGAGAAAGCTATGTACTCG GGAAGAAGATCACGAAGAGAAAGACGTGCATTTAGGGAGAAAAAGATGATTGGCAGAGTAATGAGTCCACCCAG TTACGCAGCAAGGGAGAGTCCCGAATACAACCCTTACAGAAAATCTTCGTCCAAATCTCGTTCAAGATCTGTATCACCTGTAAATACTGGACAAATTACTTACATTACAAGTTTTGGCGACGAAGAGGAAACCCATGGAAGTTCATCTCATGTTACTTCTTCTAGTTCAAAAAAAGTCAATTACTCCCATCTCAGGCGAAGGAGATCGGACAGTCCAACGCTCAGCGAGAGAACGATTAACAGAAAACTTTCGAAATCGAGGTCGAGAAGTTGCTCTCGTTCGGTTAATAAATCAAAGTCTTACAGAAACCGTGACAGGAAGCGTAGTACATCCAGAATGAG ATCTAGAAGAACACGATCAAGGCACAGAAAAGTTACAAGATCGCGAACACGAAGTCGTTCCAGAAGATCACGAACCAGAAGTAAATCTAGATCTCGTTGTCGAAGCTTTAGCAGATCTCATTCGCGTACTGTTTCGAGATCAAAGACGAGATCTAGATCTCGTTCCCGCCAAAAAAGGTCTAGAAGTTTGTCTTCGAGCAGTGTATCCAGATCGAAGTCGAAATCAAGATCTAGATCAAGAGTACGGTCGAAATCAAGATCCAAGTCGCACAATAGAAGCCATTCGAGAGATAGTTATCGTCGAAGACATTACTCTCCGTCGAAGTCGGTGTCTAAATCTCGCTCCAGAACTAAATCCCAATCTagatcgagatcgagatcgaggAGTCAATCCAGGTGCAAGCGATCGCGGAGCGTTGAGAATAAGGCGCCAGCACTGCCAAG ATATTACGGCCGACGTGGAAAATCGTCAAGCCTAGAGTTAGAATTATCGGATAGCGAGGACAAAATTCCTATGGCAGCACCAAAACCAACAGTTAATAACACCACGAGCAT GAACAAGCCAAAAGCAGGGTTAAGTACAAATTCTGGTGGCGGGCACAAA TCATTGAAAATCACACCCCAGGAGCGGCTTAAGAAGAAAATGCAAGCTTTATTAAACAAGCAAT ATAAAGCTGATAAAAAAGCAGAACAGCTTAGGATTGAAAAGATGGAGCAGCAAAGACAAGATAGGGAAGACGAAATTCGGGAAATGTCCTTGAAATTACGTAGAAA ACAAAGAGAACGAAGACATCGTTACGAAGGTCATAGTTCTGATTCACATTCCTCTGTGTCGCGCACACCGAGTCCTGGACGTAGTCCACGAATAGTGCGTCGAGAGAGGAAGGAGAGAGACACGAGAGATTTTGAAAACGATCGCGAACGGGAacgagacagagagagagataggCGTGACGATAGAGAAAAGTTTCGAACTGAATCTCGTCGAAGATACAGAGATTCGCCGCTTCGTTCTTTGAGTCCAAGAAGTAGTCG cGGCCTAGTCGATTATTGA
- the LOC128880567 gene encoding CLK4-associating serine/arginine rich protein-like isoform X2 gives MSFSVKKTGGRMWHEARKQEKKIRGMLVDYRRRAERRRDYYEKIKSDPTQFLQLHGRPCKIHLDPAIATAGDSPANMMPWQGNEDNLIDRFDVRAHLDWIPEGPHSIDVDIALTSEDRHINYERYRIIVQNEFLGVTEEKFLHQIHLEEQFGSSTKLDSTRDKKKSCNNVAIGYNYETEEPIPETVKSLDNVVSDEKADDEDSDIDLDICVDVSQIEPSQAHEMNLVAQKYGLLGADYFSFLTQDFEEAETLRQARKQEEEKAMYSGRRSRRERRAFREKKMIGRVMSPPSYAARESPEYNPYRKSSSKSRSRSVSPVNTGQITYITSFGDEEETHGSSSHVTSSSSKKVNYSHLRRRRSDSPTLSERTINRKLSKSRSRSCSRSVNKSKSYRNRDRKRSTSRMRSRRTRSRHRKVTRSRTRSRSRRSRTRSKSRSRCRSFSRSHSRTVSRSKTRSRSRSRQKRSRSLSSSSVSRSKSKSRSRSRVRSKSRSKSHNRSHSRDSYRRRHYSPSKSVSKSRSRTKSQSRSRSRSRSQSRCKRSRSVENKAPALPRYYGRRGKSSSLELELSDSEDKIPMAAPKPTVNNTTSMNKPKAGLSTNSGGGHKVIIENHTPGAA, from the exons ATGAGCTTTTCCGTGAAAAAGACAGGTGGTAGAATGTGGCATGAAGctcgaaaacaagaaaaaaaaattcgtggaATGCTAGTAGATTATCGTCGTCGAGCCGAACGTCGACGagattattatgaaaaaatt aaatcaGATCCTACACAATTTCTGCAACTTCATGGCAGACCGTGCAAAATACATTTGGATCCAGCGATAGCTACAGCTGGCGATAGTCCTGCTAATAT gaTGCCATGGCAAGGAAACGAAGACAATCTCATTGACCGTTTCGATGTACGTGCTCATCTTGATTGGATACCAGAAGGACCACATTCTATCGATGTAGATATAGCTCTCACTAGTGAAGATAGACATATCAATTACGAACGTTATCGTATAATagttcaaaatgaatttttagggG ttaccgaagaaaaatttctgCACCAAATACATTTGGAAGAACAGTTTGGTTCATCTACAAAATTAGATTCCACAAGAGATAAGAAGAAATCATGTAATAATGTAGCAATTGGATACAATTATGAAACAGAAGAACCGATACCTGAAACGGTAAAGTCATTGGACAATGTTGTATCGGATGAAAAAGCAGACGATGAAGATAGTGATATAGATTTAG atatttgCGTAGATGTATCTCAAATAGAGCCATCTCAAGCACATGAAATGAATTTAGTGGCTCAAAAATATGGACTTTTAGGAGCTgattattttagtttcttaACGCAAGATTTCGAGGAAGCCGAGACATTAAGACAAGCACGTAAACAGGAAGAAGAGAAAGCTATGTACTCG GGAAGAAGATCACGAAGAGAAAGACGTGCATTTAGGGAGAAAAAGATGATTGGCAGAGTAATGAGTCCACCCAG TTACGCAGCAAGGGAGAGTCCCGAATACAACCCTTACAGAAAATCTTCGTCCAAATCTCGTTCAAGATCTGTATCACCTGTAAATACTGGACAAATTACTTACATTACAAGTTTTGGCGACGAAGAGGAAACCCATGGAAGTTCATCTCATGTTACTTCTTCTAGTTCAAAAAAAGTCAATTACTCCCATCTCAGGCGAAGGAGATCGGACAGTCCAACGCTCAGCGAGAGAACGATTAACAGAAAACTTTCGAAATCGAGGTCGAGAAGTTGCTCTCGTTCGGTTAATAAATCAAAGTCTTACAGAAACCGTGACAGGAAGCGTAGTACATCCAGAATGAG ATCTAGAAGAACACGATCAAGGCACAGAAAAGTTACAAGATCGCGAACACGAAGTCGTTCCAGAAGATCACGAACCAGAAGTAAATCTAGATCTCGTTGTCGAAGCTTTAGCAGATCTCATTCGCGTACTGTTTCGAGATCAAAGACGAGATCTAGATCTCGTTCCCGCCAAAAAAGGTCTAGAAGTTTGTCTTCGAGCAGTGTATCCAGATCGAAGTCGAAATCAAGATCTAGATCAAGAGTACGGTCGAAATCAAGATCCAAGTCGCACAATAGAAGCCATTCGAGAGATAGTTATCGTCGAAGACATTACTCTCCGTCGAAGTCGGTGTCTAAATCTCGCTCCAGAACTAAATCCCAATCTagatcgagatcgagatcgaggAGTCAATCCAGGTGCAAGCGATCGCGGAGCGTTGAGAATAAGGCGCCAGCACTGCCAAG ATATTACGGCCGACGTGGAAAATCGTCAAGCCTAGAGTTAGAATTATCGGATAGCGAGGACAAAATTCCTATGGCAGCACCAAAACCAACAGTTAATAACACCACGAGCAT GAACAAGCCAAAAGCAGGGTTAAGTACAAATTCTGGTGGCGGGCACAAAGTCA TCATTGAAAATCACACCCCAGGAGCGGCTTAA
- the LOC128880566 gene encoding protein SON-like isoform X1 has protein sequence MKTYILKMSDTSKKMKDSSVKNNVQNESTDLVRQKQSVNKKESALKSTNEDVQRAIEGLKEIPDEELQEFLDDEDFMEGLDVVDAWEGDEEKSREVELKTSRFKEQEQKRPSRERHRRERKGSYSRERPKKEEKKHEEIRRDPSKSTKDIERDKIRTKRDNESKLLAEKEKAIKHLLDSDNVVPPGTETEAIQSIAEKQSLEQVQMHIRRSRERRKSLERQGGNSLRRRTPDRIRLNSLNSRRKSPLILSPERCRSPFKISMERHRSPLRFSPEKRRSPRFNCVRRSPFAFSPERRRSPVRRLSWERRTSADRRWSAERHRRRTNIHERRRSRSRDRQRSRSMERIRRKASRSPINRRYSPRRRSRTRSRSIERRTRKRSPFINELTRQLRNEAIVTSHINTGYAPPPPMDGISPLMNTVVYQPEAEPRPPMPPMPPYIHQPGLPPPMSSGVTPGSGPPPFMNFEHSSQTVNFDSVPLHPLPQTEYVSGPVMYNQPNANSIQPAHRPPLLPAPITSPQPEPATGSMEHTPTAYGLQTPPQQSQIQNFEFSSKSKDKASKKYRERYRDSYNGYQASQEERLKTPEPPVISDTKQFEKTSLSSLLEASVSAKDSANLPVLYPGFKPEILRHCEHALRELPTEDPRLKMKGRFFYDPKKESVQNDLDMYTSNSILLQKNKSKIYWEEEEAGECLTPVKSNVQMHQKICQTDEVETSTKLVQASVTMVDFEVQVYPQDLQQVTKEDKKPIMDRLDWNVRETFDYTPKFREADDLRWSLSNSSQKRTWNRTVSPSRRTDDREHRVDSVSLGSPIRNRDSFSSHKGSVRDHYVRDRYSPTYRHSLNERDDFHETRSDHSRGESPMILEDSGEEIELEHTFQRGAEWHGRGKILRGRSSPVIKQHVYRGKYSGGRSYRSRGSFRGKF, from the exons atgaaaacatatatttt AAAAATGAGTGATACAtccaagaaaatgaaagattcGAGTGTGAAAAATAATGTGCAAAACGAATCGACGGATCTGGTCCGTCAGAAacaaagtgtcaataaaaagGAATCAGCTTTGAAAAGTACAAACGAAGATGTACAGCGTGCGATCGAAGGTTTGAAGGAGATACCAGATGAAGAGCTTCAAGAGTTTCTCGATGATGAAGATTTCATGGAAGGTTTGGATGTCGTAGATGCTTGGGAAGGCGACGAAGAGAAAAGCCGCGAGGTCGAATTGAAAACTTCTCGTTTCAAGGAACAAGAACAAAAGCGGCCTTCTAG GGAGAGACACCGTCGCGAACGCAAAGGATCTTATAGCCGCGAAAGAccaaagaaagaagagaagaagcACGAAGAAATACGTCGCGATCCTTCCAAAAGCACAAAAGACATAGAAAGGGATAAAATACGAACAAAAAGAGATAACGAGAGTAAGCTTTTAGCGGAAAAAGAGAAAGCTATAAAGCATTTGTTGGACTCTGACAATGTCGTGCCTCCTGGTACAGAGACAGAGGCGATTCAAAGCATCGCAGAGAAACAGAGTTTGGAACAAGTGCAAATGCATATCCGTAGAAGTCGAGAGCGGCGTAAGAGTTTAGAACGCCAAGGTGGAAATTCGTTAAGGCGTAGGACTCCAGATAGAATTAGATTAAATTCTCTAAACTCTCGACGGAAATCCCCGTTAATTTTAAGCCCTGAGCGCTGCAGGAGTCCCTTCAAAATTAGCATGGAAAGGCATCGAAGTCCGTTGAGGTTTAGtccagaaaaaagaagaagccCAAGATTTAATTGTGTCCGTAGAAGTCCTTTTGCGTTTAGTCCAGAGAGAAGAAGAAGTCCTGTCAGACGACTTAGCTGGGAACGAAGAACAAGCGCGGATAGAAGATGGAGTGCTGAACGACACAGAAGACGTACGAATATACACGAACG CCGAAGAAGTCGATCACGGGATCGGCAGCGAAGTCGAAGTATGGAACGCATTAGAAGAAAAGCCAGCCGTTCGCCGATTAACAGACGTTACAGTCCTCGACGCAGGAGCAGAACTCGAAGTAGGTCGATAGAACGTCGTACGAGAAAGCGATCACCTTTCATCAACGAATTGACGAGGCAGTTGAGGAACGAAGCTATAGTGACGTCGCATATAAACACTGGATATGCACCTCCTCCCCCAATGGATGGGATATCACCGTTGATGAACACCGTCGTGTATCAACCAGAAGCAGAGCCTAGACCACCGATGCCACCAATGCCACCTTACATACATCAACCTGGACTACCACCACCCATGTCGTCAGGTGTAACTCCTGGCAGCGGACCACCACCATTCATGAACTTTGAACACTCATCTCAAACCGTGAACTTCGACTCCGTACCGTTGCATCCATTACCTCAAACCGAATACGTCTCTGGCCCAGTTATGTACAACCAACCGAACGCCAACTCGATCCAACCCGCCCATCGACCACCGCTTCTCCCCGCGCCGATCACTTCACCGCAACCAGAACCTGCCACAGGATCCATGGAACACACTCCAACAGCGTACGGTCTACAGACACCTCCCCAGCAGTCGCAAATTCAAAACTTCGAATTTTCGAGTAAATCCAAGGATAAAGCATCAAAAAAGTACAGGGAACGCTATAGAGACTCCTATAACGGCTATCAGGCTTCCCAAGAAGAACGACTAAAGACTCCTGAACCACCAGTTATCTCCGATACAAAA CAGTTTGAAAAGACGAGTTTATCCAGTCTGCTGGAAGCATCTGTTTCCGCAAAAG ATTCAGCTAATCTGCCAGTCCTCTATCCAG GATTTAAGCCTGAGATATTACGGCACTGTGAGCATGCTCTGCGGGAACTTCCTACGGAAGATCCACGGTTAAAAATGAAGGGACGATTTTTCTACGACCCAAAAAAGGAAAGTGTACAGAATGACCTGGATATGTATACATCGAACTCCATACTTTTGCAAAAGAACAAGAGCAAGATATATTGGGAAGAGGAGGAAGCAGGTGAGTGTCTTACACCGGTAAAGTCGAATGTACAAATGCACCAGAAGATCTGTCAGACCGACGAAGTGGAAACGAGTACGAAACTCGTCCAAGCGAGTGTCACAATGGTGGATTTCGAAGTACAAGTTTACCCTCAAGATCTCCAGCAAGTTACCAAGGAAGACAAGAAACCCATCATGGATCGGTTGGATTGGAACGTGCGCGAGACTTTCGATTATACGCCCAAGTTTCGAGAGGCTGACGATTTGAGATGGAGTTTGAGTAATTCTTCCCAAAAGAGAACTTGGAACAGGACTGTATCTCCCTCTAGACGAACAGACGATCGCGAGCACCGCGTAGATTCCGTTTCTTTAGGATCGCCGATTAGGAATAGGGATAGCTTTTCCAGTCACAAAGGATCGGTACGGGATCACTACGTTCGCGATAGATACTCACCCACCTACAGACACTCTCTCAACGAGCGTGACGACTTCCACGAAACCAGAAGTGATCACAGTCGCGGCGAAAGTCCTATGATATTGGAGGATTCCGGGGAAGAGATCGAATTGGAGCATACATTCCAAAGAGGAGCAGAGTGGCATGGAAGAGGGAAGATATTGAGAGGCAGGTCGAGTCCCGTAATTAAACAACACGTGTACAGAGGCAAATATTCGGGAGGAAGGTCCTATCGTAGCCGTGGAAGCTTTCGTGGAAAATTCTAA
- the LOC128880566 gene encoding protein SON-like isoform X2: protein MSDTSKKMKDSSVKNNVQNESTDLVRQKQSVNKKESALKSTNEDVQRAIEGLKEIPDEELQEFLDDEDFMEGLDVVDAWEGDEEKSREVELKTSRFKEQEQKRPSRERHRRERKGSYSRERPKKEEKKHEEIRRDPSKSTKDIERDKIRTKRDNESKLLAEKEKAIKHLLDSDNVVPPGTETEAIQSIAEKQSLEQVQMHIRRSRERRKSLERQGGNSLRRRTPDRIRLNSLNSRRKSPLILSPERCRSPFKISMERHRSPLRFSPEKRRSPRFNCVRRSPFAFSPERRRSPVRRLSWERRTSADRRWSAERHRRRTNIHERRRSRSRDRQRSRSMERIRRKASRSPINRRYSPRRRSRTRSRSIERRTRKRSPFINELTRQLRNEAIVTSHINTGYAPPPPMDGISPLMNTVVYQPEAEPRPPMPPMPPYIHQPGLPPPMSSGVTPGSGPPPFMNFEHSSQTVNFDSVPLHPLPQTEYVSGPVMYNQPNANSIQPAHRPPLLPAPITSPQPEPATGSMEHTPTAYGLQTPPQQSQIQNFEFSSKSKDKASKKYRERYRDSYNGYQASQEERLKTPEPPVISDTKQFEKTSLSSLLEASVSAKDSANLPVLYPGFKPEILRHCEHALRELPTEDPRLKMKGRFFYDPKKESVQNDLDMYTSNSILLQKNKSKIYWEEEEAGECLTPVKSNVQMHQKICQTDEVETSTKLVQASVTMVDFEVQVYPQDLQQVTKEDKKPIMDRLDWNVRETFDYTPKFREADDLRWSLSNSSQKRTWNRTVSPSRRTDDREHRVDSVSLGSPIRNRDSFSSHKGSVRDHYVRDRYSPTYRHSLNERDDFHETRSDHSRGESPMILEDSGEEIELEHTFQRGAEWHGRGKILRGRSSPVIKQHVYRGKYSGGRSYRSRGSFRGKF from the exons ATGAGTGATACAtccaagaaaatgaaagattcGAGTGTGAAAAATAATGTGCAAAACGAATCGACGGATCTGGTCCGTCAGAAacaaagtgtcaataaaaagGAATCAGCTTTGAAAAGTACAAACGAAGATGTACAGCGTGCGATCGAAGGTTTGAAGGAGATACCAGATGAAGAGCTTCAAGAGTTTCTCGATGATGAAGATTTCATGGAAGGTTTGGATGTCGTAGATGCTTGGGAAGGCGACGAAGAGAAAAGCCGCGAGGTCGAATTGAAAACTTCTCGTTTCAAGGAACAAGAACAAAAGCGGCCTTCTAG GGAGAGACACCGTCGCGAACGCAAAGGATCTTATAGCCGCGAAAGAccaaagaaagaagagaagaagcACGAAGAAATACGTCGCGATCCTTCCAAAAGCACAAAAGACATAGAAAGGGATAAAATACGAACAAAAAGAGATAACGAGAGTAAGCTTTTAGCGGAAAAAGAGAAAGCTATAAAGCATTTGTTGGACTCTGACAATGTCGTGCCTCCTGGTACAGAGACAGAGGCGATTCAAAGCATCGCAGAGAAACAGAGTTTGGAACAAGTGCAAATGCATATCCGTAGAAGTCGAGAGCGGCGTAAGAGTTTAGAACGCCAAGGTGGAAATTCGTTAAGGCGTAGGACTCCAGATAGAATTAGATTAAATTCTCTAAACTCTCGACGGAAATCCCCGTTAATTTTAAGCCCTGAGCGCTGCAGGAGTCCCTTCAAAATTAGCATGGAAAGGCATCGAAGTCCGTTGAGGTTTAGtccagaaaaaagaagaagccCAAGATTTAATTGTGTCCGTAGAAGTCCTTTTGCGTTTAGTCCAGAGAGAAGAAGAAGTCCTGTCAGACGACTTAGCTGGGAACGAAGAACAAGCGCGGATAGAAGATGGAGTGCTGAACGACACAGAAGACGTACGAATATACACGAACG CCGAAGAAGTCGATCACGGGATCGGCAGCGAAGTCGAAGTATGGAACGCATTAGAAGAAAAGCCAGCCGTTCGCCGATTAACAGACGTTACAGTCCTCGACGCAGGAGCAGAACTCGAAGTAGGTCGATAGAACGTCGTACGAGAAAGCGATCACCTTTCATCAACGAATTGACGAGGCAGTTGAGGAACGAAGCTATAGTGACGTCGCATATAAACACTGGATATGCACCTCCTCCCCCAATGGATGGGATATCACCGTTGATGAACACCGTCGTGTATCAACCAGAAGCAGAGCCTAGACCACCGATGCCACCAATGCCACCTTACATACATCAACCTGGACTACCACCACCCATGTCGTCAGGTGTAACTCCTGGCAGCGGACCACCACCATTCATGAACTTTGAACACTCATCTCAAACCGTGAACTTCGACTCCGTACCGTTGCATCCATTACCTCAAACCGAATACGTCTCTGGCCCAGTTATGTACAACCAACCGAACGCCAACTCGATCCAACCCGCCCATCGACCACCGCTTCTCCCCGCGCCGATCACTTCACCGCAACCAGAACCTGCCACAGGATCCATGGAACACACTCCAACAGCGTACGGTCTACAGACACCTCCCCAGCAGTCGCAAATTCAAAACTTCGAATTTTCGAGTAAATCCAAGGATAAAGCATCAAAAAAGTACAGGGAACGCTATAGAGACTCCTATAACGGCTATCAGGCTTCCCAAGAAGAACGACTAAAGACTCCTGAACCACCAGTTATCTCCGATACAAAA CAGTTTGAAAAGACGAGTTTATCCAGTCTGCTGGAAGCATCTGTTTCCGCAAAAG ATTCAGCTAATCTGCCAGTCCTCTATCCAG GATTTAAGCCTGAGATATTACGGCACTGTGAGCATGCTCTGCGGGAACTTCCTACGGAAGATCCACGGTTAAAAATGAAGGGACGATTTTTCTACGACCCAAAAAAGGAAAGTGTACAGAATGACCTGGATATGTATACATCGAACTCCATACTTTTGCAAAAGAACAAGAGCAAGATATATTGGGAAGAGGAGGAAGCAGGTGAGTGTCTTACACCGGTAAAGTCGAATGTACAAATGCACCAGAAGATCTGTCAGACCGACGAAGTGGAAACGAGTACGAAACTCGTCCAAGCGAGTGTCACAATGGTGGATTTCGAAGTACAAGTTTACCCTCAAGATCTCCAGCAAGTTACCAAGGAAGACAAGAAACCCATCATGGATCGGTTGGATTGGAACGTGCGCGAGACTTTCGATTATACGCCCAAGTTTCGAGAGGCTGACGATTTGAGATGGAGTTTGAGTAATTCTTCCCAAAAGAGAACTTGGAACAGGACTGTATCTCCCTCTAGACGAACAGACGATCGCGAGCACCGCGTAGATTCCGTTTCTTTAGGATCGCCGATTAGGAATAGGGATAGCTTTTCCAGTCACAAAGGATCGGTACGGGATCACTACGTTCGCGATAGATACTCACCCACCTACAGACACTCTCTCAACGAGCGTGACGACTTCCACGAAACCAGAAGTGATCACAGTCGCGGCGAAAGTCCTATGATATTGGAGGATTCCGGGGAAGAGATCGAATTGGAGCATACATTCCAAAGAGGAGCAGAGTGGCATGGAAGAGGGAAGATATTGAGAGGCAGGTCGAGTCCCGTAATTAAACAACACGTGTACAGAGGCAAATATTCGGGAGGAAGGTCCTATCGTAGCCGTGGAAGCTTTCGTGGAAAATTCTAA